DNA sequence from the Thermodesulfobacteriota bacterium genome:
ATATCTGTATTAATATGCATACCACAGACAACTAAATGGCTAAATGATCGATTTGAACATATATCTTATATATAGTCATTAAGATATATAATATTAGAGCCGATTCGCATGTAATTTTTAATAATTGTAGGCCTTTTGATATAGTATGCATAGTTAGATCCATTTGACCTGACGTGCAGTTTGTGTTATGTTTTGACAGTCTGGTACCTAAAGTTGGGATGGGAGATCACATAAAAAATCATGTTCAAAGTAGGTAAAAAAGCGGTATACCCTGCGCACGGGGTTGTTCAAGTTCAGGCTGTCGAATCAAAAGAAATCTGTGGTACTAAAAAGGATTTTTATATACTTCAGGTCATAGATAGCGATGTAACTGTGATGGTGCCAACAGACAACGCTGAGAGTGTCGGTTTAAGACCTGTAATATCCAAAACACAAATAACCCGAATATATAAAATACTTAAGAACAAGAGCAAAGATGGTGAGCACCAAAACGGCCATCAGAGCTGGAATAAGCGCTACCGCGAATATTCAGACAAACTTAAGAGCGGAGACATTTTTGAAGTCGCAAACGTTCTAAAAGACATCAATCTTCTCCAAAATGATAAAGATCTTTCTTTTGGAGAGAAAAGAATAATGGATTCAGCTCTTTCTCTGCTTGTAAAAGAAATATCTATTGCTAAAAACTTAAAAGAAGAAGCAGTAACAAAAGAAATAGACAAGATATTAACAACCGCAGTTTGATCTTCTATAATAGTAAACCTAAATATGTCAGAAAGCCTTTTAGACATAGAAACAGCCCTAAGACTAAAACGATTTAACTTTCGTACATCATCTAAAGTAAGCGGATACAAATCCGGAATTCATAAGAGCACTTATACTGGTATAAGCCCTGATTTCTCAGAGCACAAACAATACAATAGAGGTGATGAGCTTAAACAAATAGATTGGCGCCTATATGGTAGACATGACCGCCTTTATGTAAAGAAGTATGAGGATGAGGTAAATATGCGCTGGTGTATATTGATAGACAAAAGCGCATCAATGGATTACGGCCATGGCAGTGATAACAAATTTGGGTACGCAAAAAAACTTGCCGCAACTCTATCATACCTTCTTCTAAAACAAGGCGATGCAGTTGGGCTAATTGCATTCTCTGAAACAGGCGTAGAGCAAATACCACCAAAGTCAGGAAGCCATTTTATAACTCCTATACTAGACAAATTATCGAATCTTACATCATCTGGGAAAACGGTCCTTGAAGACCCGGTGCTAGATGCCCTTGAAACATATCGATCAGACGCCTCATTTGTTATTATCTCAGATTTTCTGATCGAGACAGAACTGATTGAAAAATCCATCACACTATGTAGAAATTCTAGTAAAGAGTTATCACTCTTCCATGTCCTTCATCCAGATGAAACAGATTTTGATTTCAAAGGATCAATAGAATTTGAGGATTTAGAGACTAGTACAAAAGTGATTGTAGATGCAGATTCACTAAGACATACTTATATTAAAAGAATAGGGGAATTTATTGCAAAGTTAAAAGATATCTGCCATGAAAATGAGTCTAGATATGTACTTTCACCTACCAACCAAAGTATTGAAAGATCCCTTATTCAAATTGCAGATAAATAGAGAGAAATATATTGAATTTATCGTTCTTGAGCCCACTTTTTTTTATCGGTCTTGCAGCAATTGCGCTGCCGATAATTGCTCATTTAATTTCAAGAAAAAGCGGCATTAAACAAACCTTTCCTGCACTTACATTTCTACTATCATCACAAGGAGATCTGGCTACTAGATCTAGAATTAAAGATCTTATACTACTTTTGCTAAGAGCCTTAATCTTAGTATTCATAGTTCTGATTTTTGCAAAACCGGCTGTTTTCTCATTTTCAAAGAGTACAGACTCAAGCCCTAGATCAGTCGCTATTGTAGTAGACAACTCATTTAGCATGGGCTATGAAGACTACTATGAGAAAGCACTGGGTCAGGCAAGTAAATTAATAGATATATTGCCTGACGGAAGTTTTGGACTAGTTGCCCCATTGGTAGCCTCTGGAGATGATCAGTACACAAGTACCCAGGATAAAAACTCACTCAAACAAGATGTTAAGGATATAGAATTATCTTACAGCTTTGCAAATAATGAAGATAGACTCCAAGATATTTATTCAAAGTTACAGCTATCCCCTAATGAAAAGAAAGTTGTAGTATTAATAACCGATCTGCAAAAAAACGGCTGGGAAAGCCAGAATTTTGAACCCTCCTGGCTAGAACTGGTCGATGTTTCTGATAAAAAGGCGTCTTCAAATCACGCTGTCACCGACATAGACCTAAACTTAGGAGACAATTTCACGGACATATTAACTGATGTATCCAATTTTTCGGACAGCCCGGTAACAGACCTACTAGTAACTGTAAATTTCAATAAGAAAGATATAACAGAAAAAATAGATATAGATCCTAACTATTTCACCACAGTGGATGTCAGCTTTGATTATAATGATCAAGACAGTTCAGGTTCAGTCGAAACTCAGAACGATAAACTAAAGATTGATGATACTAGATATTTTATTTCAGACGGGAGCAATTCTGATTCTAAAATCTTAATAGTAGATGGAGATCCCAGAGAGGATTCAAGACTTAGCGAGACTTACTTTCTAGCCCGGGCACTTGAAACTATTTCAGAAAAAGCTGACGCTCAAATTACTATTTTAGACAACGAAAGATTTCTAAATGAGGATTTATCTAACTATGACATTATATATTTAGCAAATGTGGGAGATATAACTCCTACATTAGCGAAAGAGCTTGAGGGTTTTGCAAACTCAGGCGGAAGCATTGTAGTATTTTTAGGCAATGCTGTAAGAGCAAGTTCATACAACACTCTGTTTAAAAACATATTACCGGCTCGAATAAATAGCGAATTTGAGAATGAAATTTCACTAACTACTCAAGATAGCAGTTTATTTTCTACACAAATAGCTGACAAAATCAAACAGATAACTGTCGAGAGAATGTTCGATACAACAGTGGACCAAGAAGCTAATATTATCCTTAGCACAGATCAAGGTAAACCTTTTTTAATCCAGAGCACATACGGCAGCGGGAGTGTTTTTCTATTTACATCAACTGCTGACACTAGCTGGACTAATTTCTCAATAACACCTGTTTTTCTACCCGTAATAAATAAGATTCACGACCTCCCTAACATTGAGAGAAATAAGGCTAGACATTTTTTTATTGGTGATAGCGTAAAGATAGACTCCGCTCAAAACGGTGGAAACATAGAGATCTTAGATCCAAACGGCAAACGTCACCAGATTAAAGCTGAA
Encoded proteins:
- a CDS encoding CarD family transcriptional regulator — protein: MFKVGKKAVYPAHGVVQVQAVESKEICGTKKDFYILQVIDSDVTVMVPTDNAESVGLRPVISKTQITRIYKILKNKSKDGEHQNGHQSWNKRYREYSDKLKSGDIFEVANVLKDINLLQNDKDLSFGEKRIMDSALSLLVKEISIAKNLKEEAVTKEIDKILTTAV
- a CDS encoding DUF58 domain-containing protein: MSESLLDIETALRLKRFNFRTSSKVSGYKSGIHKSTYTGISPDFSEHKQYNRGDELKQIDWRLYGRHDRLYVKKYEDEVNMRWCILIDKSASMDYGHGSDNKFGYAKKLAATLSYLLLKQGDAVGLIAFSETGVEQIPPKSGSHFITPILDKLSNLTSSGKTVLEDPVLDALETYRSDASFVIISDFLIETELIEKSITLCRNSSKELSLFHVLHPDETDFDFKGSIEFEDLETSTKVIVDADSLRHTYIKRIGEFIAKLKDICHENESRYVLSPTNQSIERSLIQIADK
- a CDS encoding BatA domain-containing protein, which gives rise to MSPLFFIGLAAIALPIIAHLISRKSGIKQTFPALTFLLSSQGDLATRSRIKDLILLLLRALILVFIVLIFAKPAVFSFSKSTDSSPRSVAIVVDNSFSMGYEDYYEKALGQASKLIDILPDGSFGLVAPLVASGDDQYTSTQDKNSLKQDVKDIELSYSFANNEDRLQDIYSKLQLSPNEKKVVVLITDLQKNGWESQNFEPSWLELVDVSDKKASSNHAVTDIDLNLGDNFTDILTDVSNFSDSPVTDLLVTVNFNKKDITEKIDIDPNYFTTVDVSFDYNDQDSSGSVETQNDKLKIDDTRYFISDGSNSDSKILIVDGDPREDSRLSETYFLARALETISEKADAQITILDNERFLNEDLSNYDIIYLANVGDITPTLAKELEGFANSGGSIVVFLGNAVRASSYNTLFKNILPARINSEFENEISLTTQDSSLFSTQIADKIKQITVERMFDTTVDQEANIILSTDQGKPFLIQSTYGSGSVFLFTSTADTSWTNFSITPVFLPVINKIHDLPNIERNKARHFFIGDSVKIDSAQNGGNIEILDPNGKRHQIKAENDLYEKTYVPGIYTVISGDQDNYQFAVNISPAESNLQKIRPSLSEDTESETQGFVKVFREIWRYFLWGVIALFVSESVFRSLFS